The Populus trichocarpa isolate Nisqually-1 chromosome 2, P.trichocarpa_v4.1, whole genome shotgun sequence genome has a window encoding:
- the LOC7461517 gene encoding cytochrome P450 734A1, protein MYDLILVSVSTTILVILVAVLTKFVYSILWVPYKIQHHFYKQGIGGPGYRPIFGNTAERRRLVKEALSKPIAPPFHHNILHRVFPTYSVWSKMHGKTYLYWFGAKPRLVLSDPATIKEVLINTGGPFERMKFDPVTKQLLGDKGLMELTGEKWAVHRRISSLALNMEQVKGWVPKIVASITDMLENWEGKRAGREEFEMDVHKEIQNLSADIVSRTIFGSSFEEGKRIFELQEKQMHLASLYYSHVPIPGFRFLPTEKNKEQWRLDQEIRGSIEKLIEEAANNRREEKSRNLLSLLTSSYKNHDGEEEKLEVEEIIDECKTFYFAGKETSATVLTWTFILLAIHQEWQIKAREEVVAVCKDKEHPTADILGELKIINMILHEAIRLYTPVTMLVRETCKDVKLQGLHIPANTPLILAVIAAHHDTKVWGEDADKFNPLRFCEPRKHSSSFFPWGLGPRTCVGQKLALVEIKLVLAVIIRQFSFVVSPKYVHAPAEFLTVQPQYGAQILFRKILN, encoded by the exons ATGTATGATCTCATATTAGTTTCGGTTTCTACAACCATCTTGGTTATTCTGGTAGCTGTCCTGACCAAATTTGTCTACTCAATATTATGGGTTCCTTACAAAATCCAACACCACTTCTACAAACAAGGCATAGGTGGCCCTGGCTACCGTCCCATATTTGGTAACACGGCTGAGAGGCGTCGATTAGTGAAAGAAGCTCTATCAAAGCCAATAGCTCCACCATTTCACCACAATATTCTTCATCGTGTTTTTCCAACTTACAGCGTGTGGTCTAAAATGCACGGTAAGACCTACTTATACTGGTTTGGAGCCAAGCCCAGGTTGGTTCTATCCGACCCAGCCACAATTAAAGAGGTTCTGATAAATACTGGCGGACCATTTGAGAGGATGAAGTTCGACCCTGTGACAAAGCAGCTCTTGGGAGACAAGGGACTTATGGAGCTCACGGGTGAGAAGTGGGCTGTTCACAGGAGGATCAGTAGCTTGGCCTTGAACATGGAGCAAGTTAAG GGGTGGGTGCCAAAAATTGTGGCTAGCATAACGGACATGCTTGAGAATTGGGAGGGAAAAAGAGCAGGAAGAGAAGAATTCGAGATGGATGTGCACAAAGAAATACAAAACCTCTCAGCAGATATTGTTTCCAGGACAATTTTTGGAAGTAGTTTTGAAGAAGGAAAGCGTATTTTTGAGCTACAAGAAAAGCAAATGCACCTTGCCTCCCTGTATTACTCGCATGTCCCTATTCCAGGGTTCAG GTTTTTGCCAACAGAAAAGAATAAAGAGCAGTGGAGACTAGACCAGGAAATTCGCGGATCAATAGAGAAGCTAATTGAGGAGGCTGCTAACAACAGGAGAGAGGAGAAATCTCGAAACTTACTTAGCTTGTTAACTTCTTCCTATAAGAATCATGATGGTGAAGAAGAGAAATTGGAGGTTGAGGAAATTATAGACGAATGCAAGACATTTTACTTCGCAGGAAAGGAGACAAGCGCTACTGTCTTAACTTGGACATTTATCCTTCTAGCAATCCATCAAGAATGGCAAATCAAGGCCCGTGAAGAAGTAGTTGCTGTTTGCAAAGACAAGGAGCATCCAACTGCAGATATTCTTGGTGAACTTAAGATT ATAAATATGATACTACACGAAGCAATTCGACTTTACACTCCGGTCACAATGTTGGTGAGGGAGACATGCAAAGATGTTAAGCTTCAGGGCCTCCACATTCCTGCTAACACACCACTCATTTTAGCCGTGATTGCAGCTCACCATGACACAAAGGTCTGGGGAGAAGACGCTGACAAGTTCAATCCTCTAAGGTTTTGCGAGCCTCGGAAGCATTCAAGCTCCTTTTTCCCATGGGGTTTAGGCCCTAGAACGTGTGTTGGACAGAAATTAGCCCTTGTTGAGATCAAACTTGTTCTAGCTGTGATCATTAGACAATTTTCGTTTGTGGTATCCCCAAAATATGTTCATGCTCCGGCCGAATTTCTAACCGTTCAGCCTCAATATGGAGCGCAGATCCTTTTTAggaaaatcttaaattaa